A stretch of the Paucidesulfovibrio longus DSM 6739 genome encodes the following:
- a CDS encoding site-specific integrase — MDIVRVTSSIALGRGKLKIKYLMPGELDALTTAFQDWFDASRNAGKQRSMHGRYCIVYLMLRFTGARQGEVVRLDDAKDIDFRAGEIRIVTLTKQGE; from the coding sequence ATGGATATTGTACGTGTCACTTCTTCTATAGCACTCGGGAGGGGCAAGCTCAAGATCAAGTACCTCATGCCTGGAGAGCTTGATGCCCTGACCACGGCCTTCCAAGACTGGTTCGACGCCTCTCGCAACGCGGGTAAACAAAGGTCGATGCATGGCCGGTACTGCATCGTATACCTGATGCTGAGATTTACCGGGGCGCGACAGGGAGAGGTGGTCCGCCTGGACGATGCGAAGGACATTGACTTCAGAGCAGGCGAAATCAGGATCGTGACCTTGACCAAACAAGGCGAATAG